Proteins found in one Rhinolophus ferrumequinum isolate MPI-CBG mRhiFer1 chromosome 9, mRhiFer1_v1.p, whole genome shotgun sequence genomic segment:
- the ELOA gene encoding elongin-A, translating to MHGGRSCGPRTRREPSSGEEAAPVTAMAAESALQVVEKLQARLTANPDPKKLLKYLKKLSTLPITVDILAETGVGKTVNSLRKHEHVGSFARDLVAQWKKLVPVERNTEPDEQDFEKSNSRKRPKDAGQKEEDADYQENWKASGSQPYSPDHRQKKHRKLAELERPHKASHSQERRDERKRGHRVSPVYSSDHESSDYGHVQSPPSSASPHQMLVDRCRSPEEDHEPFVPHQKPGKGPSNAFQDRLGFSQERQFGEPQGKGVGSQNKEPRSSHKEKRPVDARADEKSSLSREKSHKAISKEENRRPVSGDGTKEKPPSSGVKKEKEREGSTKKFLSPLEIASDNHLKKQKHKDSEKTKSDKNKQSLDSLDIGKGAGDLLSKAKEKVSNNLKTQERKMKTAHSDRKSVGSLPKVEEADMDDEFEQPTMSFESYLSYDQPRKKKKKIVKTSAATVGEKGLKKNDSKVTSKNLDVVQKSPKVTENKSEKLQPAGADSAKPRKVPTEALPVLPDLPLPMLQANYRPLPSLDLLPFQPKRKAHSSPQEEEEAGFTGRRMNSKMQVYSGSKCAYLPKMMTLHQQCIRVLKNNIDSIFEVGGVPYSVLEPVLERCTPEQLYRIEEYNHVLIEETDQLWKIHCHRDFKEERPEEYESWREMYLRLQDAREQRLRLLTKNIRSAHANKPKGRQAKMAFVNSVAKPPRDVRRRQEKFGTGGAAVPEKIKIKPAPYPTGSSHALSSTGSSNSFNASPEEPAYDGPSTSSAHLAPVVSSTVCYDPRKPTVKKIAPMMAKTIKAFKNRFSRR from the exons ATGCACGGAGGGCGGAGCTGCGGCCCGAGGACGCGACGCGAGCCCAGTTCCGGCGAGGAGGCCGCGCCAGTGACAGCGATGGCGGCGGAGTCGGCGCTCCAAGTTGTGGAGAAGCTGCAGGCGCGCCTGACTGCGAACCCGGACCCGAAGAAG ctattgaaatatttgaagaaactcTCCACTTTGCCTATTACAGTAGACATTCTTGCG GAGACCGGTGTTGGAAAAACAGTAAATAGCTTACGAAAACACGAGCACGTTGGAAGCTTTGCCAGGGACCTCGTGGCCCAGTGGAAAAAATTGGTTCCTGTGGAACG aaacacaGAGCCTGATGAACAGGACTTTGAGAAGAGCAATTCCCGAAAGCGCCCCAAGGATGCTGGTCAGAAGGAGGAGGACGCGGACTAccaagaaaactggaaagcctCCGGCAGCCAGCCGTACAGTCCTGACCACAGacagaagaaacacagaaaactCGCAGAGCTCGAGAGACCTCACAAAGCGTCTCACAGTCAGGAGAGGAGAGACGAGAGAAAGAGGGGCCACAGGGTTTCCCCAGTTTACTCTTCAGACCATGAATCTTCCGATTACGGCCATGTTCAGTCCCCTCCGTCGTCTGCCAGCCCACATCAGATGTTGGTGGACCGTTGCAGGTCCCCGGAGGAGGACCACGAGCCCTTTGTCCCACACCAGAAGCCTGGAAAAGGTCCCAGTAATGCCTTTCAGGACAGACTGGGCTTCAGTCAGGAACGACAGTTCGGTGAGCCCCAGGGGAAAGGGGTTGGAAGTCAGAACAAGGAGCCCAGGTCTTCCCATAAAGAAAAACGTCCAGTGGATGCCAGGGCCGATGAGAAGTCGTCTTTGAGCAGAGAGAAATCCCACAAGGCCATCTCCAAAGAGGAAAACCGGAGGCCTGTCTCAGGGGATGGCACAAAGGAGAAACCACCCTCTAGTGGTgtcaagaaagagaaggaaagagagggcaGCACCAAGAAGTTTTTATCCCCCTTGGAAATTGCTTCGGACAACCACCTTAAAAAGCAAAAGCACAAAGACTCAGAGAAAAccaaatcagacaaaaacaagCAAAGTCTAGACAGCTTAGACATAGGAAAGGGGGCAGGAGACCTGCTGTCCAAGGCGAAAGAGAAGGTTTCTAACAACTTAAAGactcaagaaaggaaaatgaaaactgcCCATTCAGATAGGAAGTCAGTGGGCTCCCTCCCCAAAGTTGAGGAGGCCGATATGGACGATGAATTCGAGCAGCCCACCATGTCTTTTGAGTCATACCTCAGCTATGACCAGCCccgcaagaaaaagaaaaagattgtgaAAACCTCAGCTGCGACCGTTGGAGaaaaaggacttaaaaaaaatgattcgAAAGTCACTAGTAAAAATTTGGACGTAGTTCAGAAATCACCTAAGGTGACCGAAAACAAGTCAGAGAAGCTTCAGCCTGCCGGAGCCGATTCAGCCAAGCCGAGAAAG GTCCCCACTGAAGCATTGCCAGTGTTGCCAGACCTCCCCTTACCTATGCTACAGGCCAATTACCGGCCACTTCCTTCCCTCGACTTGCTGCCCTTCCAACCAAAGCGAAAAG CACACTCTTCAccccaggaagaggaagaagctggATTTACTGGACGGAGAATGAATTCTAAGATGCAGGTGTATTCTGGTTCCAAGTGTGCCTATCTCCCCAAAATGATGACCTTGCACCAGCAGTGCATCCGGGTCCTTAAAAACAACATCGACT CAATCTTTGAAGTGGGAGGCGTCCCATATTCTGTTCTTGAACCTGTTTTGGAGAGGTGTACGCCTGAACAGCTGTATCGTATAGAGGAATATAATCAC GTGTTAATTGAAGAAACAGATCAATTATGGAAAATTCACTGTCATCGAGACTTTAAGGAAGAAAGGCCAGAAGAGTATGAGTCATGGCGGGAGATGTACCTGCGGCTTCAGGATGCGCGAGAGCAGCGGCTACGATTGCTGACAAAGAATATCCGATCTGCACATGCCAATAAGCCCaaag GCCGACAAGCAAAGATGGCCTTTGTGAACTCGGTGGCCAAGCCACCTCGTGATGTTCgaaggaggcaggagaagttTGGAACAGGAGGAGCAGCTGTGCCCGAGAAAATCAA GATTAAGCCAGCCCCGTACCCCACAGGAAGCAGCCACGCTCTCTCCAGCACTGGCAGCAGCAACAGCTTTAACGCCAGCCCTGAGGAGCCGGCCTATGACGGCCCGAGCACCAGCAGTGCCCACCTGGCGCCCGTGGTCAGCAGCACTGTTTGCTATGATCCTAGGAAACCGACTGTGAAGA AAATTGCCCCAATGATGGCTAAGACGATTAAAGCTTTCAAGAACAGATTCTCCCGACGATAA